Within the Setaria viridis chromosome 3, Setaria_viridis_v4.0, whole genome shotgun sequence genome, the region CTGCTGCTTGGGCCATCCTTCAGGAAGCTTATGCTGCTATTCCCAATTCAGAAGAGATCTGGCTGGCAGCATTCAAGATCGAGTTTGAGAACAATGAGCCAGAGAGAGCAAGAATGCTTTTGGCCAAGGCCAGGGAAAGAGGAGGCACTGAGAGGGTTTGGATGAAATCTGCAATTGTTGAGAGGGAATTGGGGAATCTGAGTGAGGAAAGGAGGTTGTTAGAGGAAGGTCTGAAGCTTTTCCCTTCATTCTTCAAATTGTGGTTAATGCTGGGACAGATGGAAGACCGGATTGGTCATGGAGTGAAGGCCAAGGAGATTTATGAGAATGGCCTGAAGCACTGCCCCAGTTGCATCCCTCTTTGGCTCTCTCTAGCTAGCCTTGAGGAGAAGATTAGTGGCTTGAGTAAATTGCGTGCTGTCCTTACAATGGCAAGAAAGAAGAACCCAGCTACACCTGAACTCTGGCTTGCAGCAATTCGAGCTGAATTGAGGCATGGGAACAAAAAGGAAGCCGATGCTCTACTGGCCAAAGCATTACAAGAGTGTCCAACAAGTGGTATTCTTTGGGCTGCAGTGGTTGAGATGGCGCCACGCCCCCAGCGTAAAGGAAAGAGTTCGGATGCTATTAAGCGATGTGATCATGATCCACATGTCATTGCAACTGTGGCCAAACTTTTCTGGCATGAAAGGAAGGCTGATAAAGCTAGGACTTAGTTGAACAGGGCTGTTACTCTCGCTCCTGATATTGGTGATTTTTGGGCATTGTACTATAAATTTGAACTTCAGCATGGAAATGTGGATACACAAAAGGATGTTCTGAATAGCTGTGTTGCAGCTGAACCAAAACATGGTGAGAAATGGCAAGCAAGAACCAGGGCTGTTGAAAACTCACACCAGCCAGTTGAGGCTCTCCTGAAGAAAGCTGTCGTGGCACTTGACGCAGAAGAAAATGCCAATGCCGCAGGCGCCTAGGCTCCTAGATCACATTTTTAAGGTATTTGGTGAACGTGTATTGTACTACTGCTATGTTATCTTCTAGTATTTCCTTTTATTGTTGAGTAAATCACTGCATGAGAGTTGGAAGTGGGTGGTTTAAGACAAGTTgaattattatttttgtttgcatAATGTAGTACCAATATCATGCTCAAATCTAGTTCCTTTATATGCCAACTCTCAGGTGTTATATAACTCTCTTTAACTGCTATAGACATATTCTACTGTTGCTTTATTGTTTGCAACCAGCTTGATGCGAAGTTTCTGCTGTAGTGACTACCACGGGTGGCCCACATAGCCTACATAAGGACCTCAGCTAGCCTAATTGCTCCTCTGCTCCTTTCACTGCATGCAACAGCAGCTGCCATGATGGCTCTTCTTTCTTCCCCAACTCAGTTCACTATTTCACACCACCGACTAGCAAAACGGGTCGCCCACGCCTGCCTCATCAGTCCAGTACCCTTGGATTTTTGTGCTCTTCTCAGACCCAGCCCCCTCTCCAAGCTCTCTCCAATTCGGTGGAGGTATCAACAAGTATTGAAAGCCATGATTATTTATGGACGGGAAGAAAAATATCAGTGGATGTATCAGCAATTATCGAAAGCCATACCGCCAATTATATTCTTTATCTTAAAATTGCAATTGCTACACGTATCAGTCCATATCACGTTGTAGCATATACAAGTACGGCGGCCTACATGAAGTATTGGTGATACATAGCTAGATAGTACAAATGGGGATCTGATAAAAACAAAGAAATGATATTGTTACTTTGTTAGTGGTACTAGTGTTGACTGTAAGGATTATGGTTCCATCACACCTATGATATTGcatagttaaattattggtgGAGCATGAGTGAATATTATGCCCAGCTGTTACTTCTCACTGCAGATTGATAAGATGTGTCCTTGTTCCTGAGTGGAATGTGATAGCTTCTGATAAGATGAGTTGAAGCAAAACCAAGACATAGTGAGAGATGGCAAGCAGTAACTAAGCCTGCTGAGAACTCACATCAGCCAGTTGACGCCATTCAAGGCTCTTCATAGAGAAGAAAATCCCAATGCTGCAGACACCTAGGCTCCTAGTTCAGACTGTCTCGATAAGGTATTTGGGTGCAGCATACGCTATACTGCTATCTGATCAAGAGAAATATGGTGCATAATTTTTCTGTAACTTCTTATTGCCTCATGCTGAGCTACGTTTGGTTTCAGTGTCTTACTGTATTGTTCAATTAAAAGTTCTAATTTTGAGGAAATATCTGACCCTAAAGATTTGAGCTGCAAGTAGGTGGTTTAAGATAAGCAGAGTTGTTTTTATTCTTTTGCATCATTGTTATGCCTCATGCTTTTAATGTAGTTACGTATTGTTGCATGTCAAAGCGGCATCAATGATATATTTAAGCTGCATAGACGATCCTAATTTACAACCTGGTTGATGCAGATGTCCCATCATCAAGGCTTCACTTTGACAGTTTTGTTTTAGCTCTTAGGATGATAGGTGGTTGGTCTTCTTAGCTCACAGAACCATATGGTTATTAACAGTTTTGGTTACGAACCATCACTTTGTAGTTTTAGGTTAAAGTCCATCGCTACTATACAATTTTGTGCACTTATGATAGTTGAGTAAAAGGTCAATCAGCAGAGAGTTGCTCCATGCTCCAAACAAGCTTTCTGTGACTATGGAGTGCGCACCCCAGAGCTATTAAATATTTAATTCCCCAAATGACACCAGTGATGTTATGGCTCATGTACTGGAAATTGTAACAGAAATGGTTGGCTATTATGTGTCCAACTCTTTAAGTTCATTTGGAGAACAGTGAAAGTTTGATAAAATGACTTGAAGGATATTTACTTATTTAGGCTTGATTGTGAAATGTTCTGTTCCCACTTATGCCCACATTGGTACAGATCATGTTACTGTTCTACATGGAATCATGGGCTTACTTTTTCACGCATGCTTGATGGATAGTTTTGCTTTGCCCTGTGGGATTTTTCATCGGCTAAGAATCTGTTTTATTTTCCCTGTCTGCTCACAGGTCTAAATCTTATGCGCTCTGGCATTGGAATGACTGAAGAAAGTTGCAAGAGTGTGGCAGCAAACCAGCTTGGACTCGAGTAACTTTCTATCGGGCGTGCACACCATACTGTTTTTTGCATGTTGCCTGAGACGAGTTGATGTTGCAGCATTGCCCAAGTCAAGATCTGATCCTGGGCATTGCCAAAGACGAGAGCTTAGGTCAGAAACATGTGATTCATTGGTGATATGTCTATGTAATGTAGAACTTCAGTTTATCACGATGTGCATCCTGTGCATTCCCAGATATACCAGAAGTTGTTGACACTTTGTAATTGTGTATGTGCAGTTCCATGTGTGCTTTGTACGGAAGTTCTCGTCGTTCCCTATAATCTGGCTCAATGCTGGCAAAATTTAGCTTGTGTTTCCATTTTCCAATGCGCGCTGGTGTTTTGCTCAGCCACTGTATACCTGGCAAAAAGTTTCGTCGTCTTTGACAGTCATTTTTTATGTGCGAACAGTAAGAATCGTAATATTGAATATTTCATTCGCATAAAAGGTCTAGAAATTACGGGGAAAGGGAACATTTCTTAATTATAAGCTTGTTGAACATGACACAAATTGCTAAGACCTCGTTCCCAAACCTGTCGTTTTTTCTGTTTGAGAgtatataatattatatgaacctgttcgcttcagcttattcagtcagTCATGTTAGGTCGGGTCGGGTCGTGTCGACCATGTAAATGGGCCGCACGGGGCAAGATCAATCAATAAACCGCGCATTCAGCCCAATTTTCTCGTCGGCCCGACCCACCCATCCACCCGTGTCTGGTTGGCGGTCGGCCACCGATGGCTGTCAGTTTGCGGGACCCACTTGAAAGAGACAGGAAAAGTCGTATCCAGCAGTTTCCTCACTCCTGGGTGAGGGGGAAGCCGTCGCGGCGCGAGCAGGACGGCAGAATCCGCCGAGCTGCGTTGGGCTCCGAACCCGCTCCAGTTCTGGCGCTGCCGCAATTCGTCTAGCTTCATCGAGGGAAGCCTCACGGAAGTTGAGGGGACGCGACAAGCTAGGCCCTGCCTTCCACACGAACTCTTCTCTCGCCCTCCTCTTCCCCGCGACCCCGCCTGCCATCTTCTGTTGCTGGATTGCCGTGGGGTGGAAATTCAACAGGACTTCCACTGATTTCTTCACTCGTTGGTAAGCAAAGGAGGCTTTCCTCGACGCATTGTTCTAGTACTGGGAACTTCTTATGTTCTAGGGGACAGTCTCTTTGTCGTGGCTGTGGGCGATCAAATCCAAATTCTGTAGTTCTCTAGTTAGACGCCGATTTATGTGCAGTTTGATGCCTTAGGAATCCAGATAATCGAAGTTATAAGAAATTCCAAATCGCAAGGTCAACCTAGCTTGTTTTTccagagagagaaggagagaggatGTTCCCCATCCCCAACTTCAGTACACTGCTGCATATGTAATGTAGAATACCTTTATGTTTTTGAGTAAGGTAGTATATTACCGTAAAATTCCTAAGACCTTTCTGGTAGTGGTAGGATTGATAAATTTGCTGCACCTTTTAGCGTTGACTATTTGAATATGTTATCGCCGAGCTAAGAATAAAGTTTGACTTGTTAATTATCTGTAGTAAATCATTGTTCCTTCATATTCGCATATGAAGTTGCACTGTTTCGACTTTCGATACTATCACAACACATTACCATACTTTCTAGGTTGTATATGGAGCAGAGCTTTGAGTTGGATTTGTTAATTCTAGTTACTTGAAGCACATTCCATAACCATGGCCAACAAAAGGTGCTTCCATGTGATATCTGCACCTTTATGCAATTGCAAAGACGTAAATATTTTGCTGTTCCTTGAAATCCTTACAATTTTCATGAGCAAGCCTTTGAGTCTGCATATCGGTGGGCATTTGCAGAGAAAATCGACAAAAGACATCAGTAGGAACGAATGGGTTACGGCATGAGTAGGCTAGAAGATGAATACTTTGAGCCTGAAGGGCAGGATGCTGATGGATCTAGTTCAGATCAAGTGAATGATGAGTTCTCAAAATTACATAACGATATTTTCCATATGACTCGAATGAGATCAGGACTTAGTGAAAGCATTTACAAGTCCGTGGGTGCCAACAGAGGCATAATATCAACGGCCAAGTTGTTATCTGGAAGGGAGGTTGATTGTTCTGGAAAGGGAAAGTTCTCTTCAGGTGACCGTGCATTTGTTCTTGGTCGCTATGTTCCAATGAACGGTCCTGAATTGTTGGATAGGATGGATTCTCGTGCTTATGTTTCACAGTTTTCTGCCGATGGTACTCTTTTTGTTGCTGGTTTTCAGGTATGCTATGCTCAACCAAAAAATAGTAAAGGTTTTACAAAGTTCGAGTTGGCAAATTTCCTGCagtttattttgtttttgttttcctgTCACCATTTTATGCATTttttaaaagagaaaaaaattatgaaaagcatataacatttcttttccttttccaggGAAGTCATATAAGAATATATGATGTTGACAGAGGTTGGAGGATACACAAGGACATTCATGCTAGAAATTTGAGATGGACAATCAGTGATGTATCCTTATCACCTGATCAGCGATATCTTGTAAGTTTCTTCTGGCTTTTAACTCCTCTAGCTCACCACCCTTATTCAACATGACTTTGTGCCTTTTTGGTTTGTATAACTCCATTGTGCAACTTCATCAGCCAGCGTTGCAGTTAATCTCTTTCATTGTTCTTCTTATTGAGAAGAAGCATTTCATATGCAACTCTGTTCAACAGATGAAAAAAATAAACCAAAATATGTGGTATAACTGTACTAAATGTGGGTTCATCTTTGCAAAAGATTTTTGTATGGGTACATGTTTACAACAGGTTTTCTGTTTTCCCTTTTTGCTTATTTCTTTTTGAGGGGAGGGTGTAGGGGGATGGGCAGCATCCAGTCTCATCTAGTGGAAACGTGATGAAGTTGGGAAGTGGACTTACCAAAAAGATTAGTATTCACaaatgaaatgtttttttttcttttgggcaGCTCACATGGATCTTACCTGTGTCAAGCTACCAACATTAAATGTATTGAGGTTTTTTTAACCATTAAGTAAACTATAATGACTGAAAGTACATGTAAGACAATGAAGTTTACGTGTACAATTTAGACCTCATTAAATCCTTTTGGTCCTTCAATGAAATGACATGTGTTGGTACGAGCATTCTTGGAGGTTTGCAAATGCATGCTAGTTCTTCATGTCTGcatattatttatttatagACATACTTCATCAGTCCCTGTGGAATACTCTCTCCTTTTCCCATTTTTGCTTGTATATCCGgttcaataattattttttatctttAATTCTGCAGGTCTACTCTAGTCTAGCACCTATTATCCATATTGTCAACGTTGGGAATGCGGCAAGAGAATCCTATGCTAATGTCACTGTGAGTTCTTATTAGATTCTTTTCTTTCAATGCTGCACTCATGCTCGAACTTTTCAAGTTTTGTAGGGTAAAAAAAGTGAGATACAGTTGGGTTTTTCTTACTTTCACATGCCTGGTTTTGCACAGCAAATGATCAACTTTTAGAAATATTTCTATTTAATACAATTTTCATGTTAATCATCAATAACTGCATTTCATTTTTACTTCCGTCGTGAATAAATAGAGCGAAACGTACAAGCGTTAAACCCATTTTTAGTGAAAGAACCTCTGAGGGCTTTGGACTTGTTTCTTGCTAAAATAGTAGCCAGCTCACTAACTTCTTATTTCTTAAAATTGGAATTCGATCCATCAACTGGATGGTGCTAAATATTTATAAGACAAGATACACCTGTTAGCAACCTCTGAACCTCCCCTAGTGTATTTATCAATCATAGTACAAATGTATTGACAAGCTTGGTTTACATGGTAGAACTTATATAGATGTCTTTGGAGACGGTATTCACTTGTTTTGCAATGAATGATTCTGGGTGCTTGAAAGCAGCCACTGTACCTTTTGTCGTACCTTTGTATTATTTCATATTGGGATCTGGTGCTGGACAGCTGGAGTTTACATTTTTTATTGACAATGGGAATGTTTCCAGCCTATGCTGGTGTTAAATCTTCACCTACTTCTTTGTATTTTGAAAAATGTACCGACATAATATCTTTTCACTGTTTACGAAGTCTAAATGATTACAATTGAGAACAATTTTACACATCTTTCTGCAGGACATTCATGATGGATTGGATTTTTCACAGCATGAAGATGTTCAATATTCATTTGGAATATTCTCTGTGAAATTCTCCTCTGATGGCCGGGAACTTGTTGCTGGCAGCAATGATGAATCAATATATGTCTATGACCTGCATGCAAACAAATTGACATTGCGTTTACCTGCTCATACAGTATGACAAATTGCTTACTTTCTTGGCTTACATAAGCCATAAATTTTTTACTTGATCCAAATTATGTTTTGTACGTGGGCCCTTTTTTAGTTCACATCTCACTCTTGGGAGATTGGGGTTGATTTCCAACTCCAATGTTCGTAACCTGGTTGCTCTATTGTCTCGTTGCTCCAAGAAACTCCATTGATGCTTATAAAGATGTGATCCTTATGTCCTGCCCTTTTCTGGCAAGTGGCAGTATTAATGTCCTAAGTGTAGACTTGAGTTTCAGAAGAAAGAAGTGATATTTCTGGATCCAAAGGTAGATGGTGGTATAGGTTAGTTGTTTTATTGTGCTTAAAAAAGACACAGGAGCCCCTGGTCTGATTTATTCCCTTCGCTGGGCTTGGATGTCTACCATGCCAAATTTTTTGAGGTACTAGCATATGCATCCAAATTTCCAGCCCTTGGAGATTGTGGAGCTGATGGCATCCAAATTTCTGGCCTTTAGAGATTATGGAGCTGGTGGTATCCAAATTTCTGTCCCTTAGAGATTATGGAGCTGATTGGCACAACAGCAAAGAAGTTTGGAGCTGTTCTAAGAAGCCAAGTGCATCACAATTTTCGTCCCTGACTATTTTGGTACATGACTCCAGGTCTTTTTGATTTTACTCTAGACGTGGAACCACGAGAAATACTTGATTGTCATGTGGTGTTGAATGGTTAGGCAGTGATGCCTCTTGCCTGATCAAGAATAGATTGACACCCCCATTTCAAATCGACCCTTAGGAACACTTGTGTGTTGCACATGAGCCCTTTTCTAGCTGTGCTTGTTTGGATACAAGCTAGTTTTGGATAGAGAGATGTCTCTGTCTGTACAGAAGAGGCAGAGAAAGCTTAAGACAATAGCAGAAATATGAGAGGCCCTCACTAAGGATGGAAACAGAGTATGATGGAAAAAAGCTTATGATCCATCAAGTAGGACCACCGAAGCATGAGCTGAAGTAGAGCTTGCATCATGTGGCCCATATGTAAGTCAAATGGAAGGGATTTATACAGGAGTTGTATAGCCGAGttttgaaagaaagaaaaggctgGCTTCCAATCTCATACTATCCATCTATTCCCGGGACTCATTCTTGCTGCTGTACCACTGTTCCTCTTAGGTTATGCTGCTCATACCACAGCGCTGACAATAGGAGTCCTCAGACCTAGTCAACACAAAGTgttctcctttcctcctctcttGTCCCTTCCATCTGCCCTCCTTGATATTTCCTGCTTGGGCTGGTTGTACCATACAGCAGCATTTTTGCAAACTCAACCAACACTGTGTTGTGTGAACCCCTTGGAGTGGAAGGTGGACACTGGGACTGGTAAAAAAGGAGTGTGCAGCTCAATGGTTCTTTAGTCAAAATACCTGTCGATTGGGCTCCTAATGGACCCAGCTGCAATGCCTCGTCTCCTCATGCTCTGCACCCACATCCTATGGCTTGGTTGATGAGTTCCTCTTCTTGTTGAGGGTTTTAAATATTGTGGGTGAGAAGTGAATTTTCGTGAAAGTCGACGGGAGTGAAGCTGACTACTTCTTTCAGATAGTATCCAAATAAACTAGGCCACACATAGGAAATGTCTCCAACTGTGATAACCTTTTTTCGTTTATGCTATTTGTTGAATATTTTTTATGATAAAAAGGGTAAAAGAATGTTTTAGGATGCACATGCATCCCACGGAGGGGAGTAATATGTGCCTTGTCACAGCTACCGAAACCTCACTAATTTGCTATTCTGTGATTGTTACCATCTTGATAGTCTTTCTATACTTCATATTTTATCTGTTGGTTTATAGAATGATGTTGTCATTCAATTTTCATCTTTTCAGTCTGATGTCAACACAGTAGCGTTTGCTGATGAAAGTGGCCATCTCATATATTCTGGAAGTGACGACACTTTATGCAAAGTAGGTCGCTGTTCTAAATTTTGTAAACTTGTCTCCATTAACATATTTGATCGAATTATTTCTCTGATTTCTTCATCATACCTTGACATACGTATTTCTAAGGTGTCTTTTGTGCTACTCCATTTTCTttatgggaaaaaaaatcaattttacTTCCCTGGAGACTTTTAGTTGTCTGGATAGCCTCTCAGAACTATCCACCTGAACAATTAAAAACAGG harbors:
- the LOC117849536 gene encoding LEC14B protein — its product is MGYGMSRLEDEYFEPEGQDADGSSSDQVNDEFSKLHNDIFHMTRMRSGLSESIYKSVGANRGIISTAKLLSGREVDCSGKGKFSSGDRAFVLGRYVPMNGPELLDRMDSRAYVSQFSADGTLFVAGFQGSHIRIYDVDRGWRIHKDIHARNLRWTISDVSLSPDQRYLVYSSLAPIIHIVNVGNAARESYANVTDIHDGLDFSQHEDVQYSFGIFSVKFSSDGRELVAGSNDESIYVYDLHANKLTLRLPAHTSDVNTVAFADESGHLIYSGSDDTLCKVWDRRCLSAGQAAGVLTGHLHGVTHIDSRGDGRSFISNGKDQAIKLWDIRKMMSNADSCADDAPTWDYRLSRYPQQNKQLKHPHDQSLATYRGHSVLRTLIRCYFSPAYSTGQKYIYTGSYDSSIYIYDVVSGSQVAKLKGHQTAIRDCSWHPFEPTLVSSSWDGRVAKWTGARDEEISDVD